A genomic window from Pecten maximus chromosome 2, xPecMax1.1, whole genome shotgun sequence includes:
- the LOC117322163 gene encoding uncharacterized protein LOC117322163, with amino-acid sequence MAYINADVSHWLCVLVITIAMFWGRCQASILDQSDDSQIKFRSTHFEDREGRFMQESDFKRGFWDKRGYGDKRGYGDKRETSDPESGITGLLSVFRSIVPTVLDTENTAMKKDKQTHQNDFKRGFWDKRGYGDKRSWRLYPYF; translated from the exons ATGGCATATATCAAT GCTGATGTATCCCATTGGCTGTGCGTTTTGGTCATCACCATAGCGATGTTCTGGGGGAGGTGCCAAGCAAGCATTCTCGACCAATCAGACGACTCACAAATAAAATTTCGGTCAACACACTTTGAAGATAGAGAAGGTAGATTTATGCAGGAATCAGATTTCAAACGAGGATTCTGGGACAAACGTGGATACGGCGATAAAAGAGGATACGGCGATAAACGAGAAACCAGTGATCCGGAAAGTGGAATCACCGGACTTTTATCTGTTTTTAGAAGCATAGTTCCCACTGTATTGGACACAGAGAATACTGCCAtgaaaaaagacaaacaaacacATCAAAACGACTTTAAAAGAGGCTTCTGGGATAAGCGAGGTTACGGTGACAAACGATCATGGCGTTTATATCCATATTTTTAA
- the LOC117322162 gene encoding uncharacterized protein LOC117322162 isoform X1, which yields MAGRKLPKEAQAAFDKYTHNFVRRLKRPEALKMFVNEYKLSDEQASEMFDIFDIDKNGELSIWEYQQFYTTFGDSVHEVFELFNKAQKADGSGFVDMERTWEALKEIKTKSDRVLTEVELEQFLQKGTDENKEIDIKRFINIMVRIKTFRG from the exons GAAAGAAGCCCAGGCAGCGTTCGATAAATACACACATAACTTTGTGAGGAGGTTAAAGAGGCCAGAAGCTTTGAAAATGTTCGTCAACGAATACAAGCTTTCAGATGAGCAAGCAAgtgaaatgtttgatattttcgATATCGACAAGAACGGAGAACTCAGTATTTGGGAATACCAACAGTTCTATACCACATTTGGTGATAG TGTACACGAGGTCTTCGAATTGTTTAACAAGGCCCAGAAAGCTGATGGATCCGGTTTCGTGGACATGGAACGCACTTGGGAAGCACTTAAAGAAATAAAGACCAAGTCTGATCGCGTATTGACTGAGGTCGAACTAGAACAATTTCTCCAGAAGGGAACAGACGAAAACAAAGAAATAGACATTAAAAGATTTATCAACATAATGGTCCGGATAAAAACATTCCGGGGATAA
- the LOC117322162 gene encoding uncharacterized protein LOC117322162 isoform X2 codes for MPFPPLGKEAQAAFDKYTHNFVRRLKRPEALKMFVNEYKLSDEQASEMFDIFDIDKNGELSIWEYQQFYTTFGDSVHEVFELFNKAQKADGSGFVDMERTWEALKEIKTKSDRVLTEVELEQFLQKGTDENKEIDIKRFINIMVRIKTFRG; via the exons GAAAGAAGCCCAGGCAGCGTTCGATAAATACACACATAACTTTGTGAGGAGGTTAAAGAGGCCAGAAGCTTTGAAAATGTTCGTCAACGAATACAAGCTTTCAGATGAGCAAGCAAgtgaaatgtttgatattttcgATATCGACAAGAACGGAGAACTCAGTATTTGGGAATACCAACAGTTCTATACCACATTTGGTGATAG TGTACACGAGGTCTTCGAATTGTTTAACAAGGCCCAGAAAGCTGATGGATCCGGTTTCGTGGACATGGAACGCACTTGGGAAGCACTTAAAGAAATAAAGACCAAGTCTGATCGCGTATTGACTGAGGTCGAACTAGAACAATTTCTCCAGAAGGGAACAGACGAAAACAAAGAAATAGACATTAAAAGATTTATCAACATAATGGTCCGGATAAAAACATTCCGGGGATAA